From Bacteroidota bacterium, the proteins below share one genomic window:
- a CDS encoding DUF935 family protein, with product MTKSKRIVILDTQIFDNNSEIKKMFKYYSEEFASLTSENIKHYLDAARKGLNFFKALLFEEIRRKDLRIAGLCQTRKLSVLAHDWNIEGEDKPLVDFVNENFNNIGFDQFISDIVEAQIQGQSVFQLSYEVSGYKYYLTEVKMLPNYLACYDKGIKILDLNRVDTHELRWQANSDNVKLPYFDIDPLYLFEVYSFDGNEDNGLMNGLIDSLIWGYFFKNYGLKDWSIYLERFATPGVIGKYDPLMSKPDRDALINAVKNFGNLFKAVIPNTATVDLLNDSNKLSSSDIYSNYVKYWNDEMSIRTLGQAMTTDTGQGGSYAKAIVGNYVRYDIKAGDLSLITRAVNQLIKKLLDINFASVSNYPKFSFTQEEDIDYKLKKADLLTKLAQLGLGISKEDAEVLFGATLVEKPDSFTPNPPAVEFSETNLIKKKNIDDYIAEILAEMKDNK from the coding sequence ATGACAAAAAGTAAGCGAATTGTGATATTAGACACACAAATATTTGATAATAATTCTGAAATAAAAAAAATGTTCAAATATTACTCGGAAGAGTTTGCAAGTTTAACGTCCGAGAATATAAAACATTACCTTGATGCAGCGAGAAAGGGTTTAAATTTCTTTAAAGCCCTTCTTTTTGAAGAAATCCGCCGCAAGGATCTTCGTATTGCGGGGCTATGCCAAACGCGGAAGCTGTCGGTATTAGCACACGACTGGAATATCGAGGGCGAGGACAAGCCCCTTGTTGATTTCGTAAATGAAAACTTTAATAATATTGGGTTTGACCAGTTTATAAGTGATATTGTAGAGGCACAAATTCAAGGACAGTCTGTTTTTCAGCTAAGTTATGAAGTTTCGGGCTACAAATATTACTTAACGGAGGTAAAGATGCTTCCAAATTATTTAGCTTGTTACGATAAGGGGATAAAAATATTAGACCTAAACCGCGTAGACACACACGAATTAAGGTGGCAGGCAAATAGCGATAATGTTAAGCTGCCTTACTTTGACATTGACCCGCTGTATTTGTTTGAGGTTTATAGTTTCGACGGGAACGAGGATAACGGGCTAATGAACGGTTTAATAGATAGTCTTATTTGGGGATACTTCTTTAAAAACTATGGGTTAAAAGACTGGAGCATTTACCTTGAGCGATTTGCAACGCCGGGCGTAATAGGAAAATACGACCCACTGATGAGTAAGCCGGATAGAGATGCTTTAATTAATGCCGTTAAAAATTTTGGGAACCTGTTTAAAGCCGTAATTCCCAATACGGCAACTGTCGATTTATTAAACGACAGCAACAAACTATCGTCATCCGATATTTACAGTAATTATGTTAAATATTGGAATGACGAGATGAGTATCCGCACTTTAGGGCAGGCAATGACCACGGATACCGGGCAAGGCGGCAGCTATGCCAAGGCAATTGTAGGGAACTACGTAAGGTATGATATTAAGGCGGGAGACCTGTCGTTAATAACCAGAGCCGTAAATCAGCTTATTAAAAAGCTTCTTGATATAAATTTTGCATCAGTCAGTAATTATCCTAAATTTTCGTTTACGCAGGAAGAGGATATTGACTATAAATTAAAAAAGGCTGACTTATTGACAAAGTTAGCCCAGTTGGGATTAGGCATAAGTAAGGAAGACGCAGAAGTTTTGTTCGGAGCAACGTTGGTAGAAAAACCGGATTCGTTTACGCCCAACCCGCCTGCGGTTGAGTTTTCTGAGACCAACCTCATTAAGAAAAAAAACATTGACGATTATATTGCCGAAATTCTTGCCGAGATGAAGGATAACAAATGA